Proteins from one Deinococcus sp. AB2017081 genomic window:
- a CDS encoding phospholipase D-like domain-containing protein, producing the protein MLFSLRRLVPVLVLLAFTLPVAGAADLPLWPGSMQPPAPLSVPPPPCEAPTGRLALRLWELARQEAGPDLTCGNAFLGFLRTPRSADTPRDAFQITAEQIRAARSEVLLTTMEWRAGAGNPGMTFAQAVRDLYAKVAADPAAYPQGMTVRLLLGGFPDVIRPDGATQPLLAARDLRSLGVPLRDDRVGWTLTVLNYRYLPHSHVKLHVIDGTDMTVAGYNYTDWHLPSSEPGGRDLRDLGLRVSGPVAQSGVAVFDDLWRHSLELVCPADVAAGDVAARCTMQAAPPPSHPAPARAAVATGTARAFMLYRRTGVDHADLAHLALLDGALTQVDLMQADFGPPLTCWYAYLNPSTCPVREWTTYMTHVLAAMQRGVHVRLLLVSYGIGAAPNRSGVALLRRELRRRGLEDRFEARYTTANMHTKTLTVDNEIVVTGSMNFHFASWGSLGLAEAALATDDPTAVAEQNASFEEVWNTGSRPVPEERWQPNVVQDLVD; encoded by the coding sequence ATGCTGTTCTCCCTGCGGCGCCTGGTGCCGGTTCTGGTGCTGCTGGCCTTCACTCTCCCGGTCGCCGGGGCGGCTGACCTGCCCCTGTGGCCGGGCTCCATGCAGCCGCCGGCGCCGCTGTCGGTGCCCCCACCGCCGTGCGAGGCCCCCACCGGCCGTCTGGCCCTGCGCCTGTGGGAGCTGGCGCGCCAGGAGGCCGGGCCAGACCTGACGTGCGGGAACGCCTTCCTGGGGTTCCTGCGGACGCCCCGCAGCGCCGATACGCCACGGGATGCCTTCCAGATCACCGCCGAACAGATCCGCGCCGCCCGCAGCGAGGTGCTGCTCACGACCATGGAATGGCGGGCGGGGGCCGGAAATCCCGGAATGACCTTCGCTCAGGCAGTGCGCGACCTGTACGCGAAGGTGGCCGCCGACCCCGCCGCGTACCCGCAGGGCATGACCGTGCGGCTGCTGCTGGGCGGGTTCCCTGACGTGATCCGCCCGGACGGCGCGACCCAGCCGCTGCTGGCCGCCCGCGACCTGCGCTCTCTGGGCGTGCCGCTGCGCGACGACCGCGTGGGCTGGACGCTGACGGTGCTGAATTACCGCTACCTTCCACACAGCCACGTGAAACTGCATGTCATCGACGGCACGGACATGACCGTGGCCGGGTACAACTACACCGACTGGCATCTGCCGTCCAGCGAGCCCGGCGGCCGTGACCTGCGCGACCTGGGCCTGCGGGTGTCCGGCCCGGTCGCGCAGAGCGGGGTGGCAGTCTTCGACGATCTGTGGCGGCACAGCCTGGAATTGGTCTGTCCGGCCGACGTCGCGGCTGGCGACGTCGCGGCACGCTGCACGATGCAGGCCGCCCCGCCCCCCAGCCACCCGGCGCCGGCGCGGGCCGCCGTTGCGACCGGGACAGCGCGGGCCTTCATGCTGTACCGCCGCACTGGGGTCGACCACGCCGATCTGGCCCATCTGGCCCTGCTGGACGGGGCCCTCACGCAGGTCGATCTCATGCAGGCGGACTTCGGCCCACCCCTGACCTGCTGGTATGCGTACCTCAATCCGTCCACGTGCCCGGTGCGCGAGTGGACGACATACATGACCCATGTGCTGGCTGCCATGCAGCGCGGCGTGCACGTGCGGCTGCTGCTGGTCAGCTACGGCATCGGGGCCGCCCCGAACCGCAGTGGCGTCGCGCTGCTGCGCCGCGAACTGCGCCGCCGGGGCCTGGAAGACCGTTTCGAGGCCCGCTACACGACCGCGAACATGCACACCAAGACGCTGACGGTCGACAACGAGATCGTGGTGACGGGCAGCATGAACTTCCACTTCGCGTCGTGGGGCAGCCTGGGTCTGGCCGAGGCGGCCCTGGCCACCGACGACCCCACAGCTGTGGCCGAGCAGAACGCGAGTTTCGAGGAGGTGTGGAACACCGGCAGCCGCCCGGTTCCCGAAGAACGCTGGCAGCCGAACGTCGTGCAGGATCTGGTGGACTGA
- the ispH gene encoding 4-hydroxy-3-methylbut-2-enyl diphosphate reductase has translation MIERVFLARPRGFCAGVVMAIQAVERAAVTEERPVTVYHSIVHNHTVVERLSAAHGVHFVEDLDAVEALPQGGETVVFSAHGISPRVRERARALGLATIDATCPLVTKVHTEAKKYAREGYTILLIGDSAQHQEVIGTRGEAPDSTILVGVLGKTGEGLHDPHTVEVPDPQKLVVLTQTTLSVDDTRRTVDILKARFPALVVPPSEDLCYATKNRQDAVKAIAPQVDAFLVLTSTHSSNGMRLLELAAESCGRAERLETVADLDRIDLSGVSSVGITSAASTPDDLVQAVVAHFRTLNPALAVIEEGEWEDIEFREPRKILPGDALPRTMQ, from the coding sequence ATGATTGAGCGCGTGTTCCTGGCCCGGCCCCGTGGGTTCTGCGCGGGGGTCGTCATGGCGATCCAGGCGGTCGAGCGGGCCGCCGTGACCGAGGAGCGGCCGGTGACGGTGTATCACTCCATCGTCCACAACCACACGGTCGTCGAGCGGCTGTCGGCCGCGCACGGGGTGCATTTTGTCGAGGATCTCGATGCGGTGGAGGCGCTGCCCCAGGGGGGCGAGACCGTCGTGTTCAGCGCCCACGGCATCAGCCCGAGGGTGCGCGAGCGGGCGCGGGCCCTGGGTCTGGCGACCATCGACGCGACGTGCCCGCTGGTCACGAAGGTGCACACCGAGGCCAAGAAGTACGCCCGCGAGGGGTACACCATCCTGCTGATCGGCGACAGTGCCCAGCACCAGGAGGTGATCGGCACGCGGGGGGAGGCCCCGGACAGCACCATTCTGGTGGGCGTGCTCGGCAAGACCGGCGAGGGCCTGCACGACCCCCACACCGTCGAGGTGCCCGATCCGCAGAAGCTGGTCGTGCTGACCCAGACGACCCTGAGCGTGGACGACACCCGCCGCACCGTGGACATCCTGAAGGCCCGCTTCCCGGCGCTGGTGGTGCCGCCCAGCGAGGATCTGTGCTACGCCACCAAAAACCGCCAGGACGCCGTGAAGGCCATTGCGCCGCAGGTGGACGCCTTCCTGGTGCTCACCAGCACGCATTCCAGCAACGGCATGCGCCTGCTGGAGCTGGCCGCCGAGTCCTGTGGGCGGGCCGAGCGTCTGGAGACCGTGGCGGATCTGGACAGGATCGACCTGAGCGGGGTGAGCAGCGTGGGCATCACGTCGGCCGCGAGCACGCCGGACGATCTGGTGCAGGCGGTCGTGGCCCACTTCCGGACGCTGAATCCGGCCCTGGCGGTCATCGAGGAGGGCGAGTGGGAGGACATCGAGTTCCGCGAGCCGAGGAAGATCCTGCCGGGTGACGCCCTGCCGCGCACGATGCAGTGA
- a CDS encoding DUF1294 domain-containing protein produces MTVSPVHVDALAAAFRVLVAWQVVWGLIAFVSIWRDKVLASGGRRRVPERTLHRTEAWGGWAGSLLAQQVFRHKTRKLSYQRVFWRIAVLWIVGDVVLAALWIAVVL; encoded by the coding sequence GTGACCGTCTCCCCTGTTCACGTGGACGCGCTGGCCGCCGCGTTCCGTGTGCTCGTGGCGTGGCAGGTCGTGTGGGGCCTGATCGCATTCGTGTCGATCTGGCGCGACAAGGTGCTGGCGTCCGGCGGACGCCGCCGTGTGCCCGAACGGACGCTGCACCGCACCGAGGCATGGGGCGGGTGGGCCGGATCGCTGCTGGCCCAGCAGGTGTTCCGACATAAGACCCGCAAGCTGAGCTACCAGCGGGTCTTCTGGCGCATCGCGGTGCTGTGGATCGTGGGCGATGTCGTCCTGGCGGCCCTCTGGATCGCCGTGGTGCTCTGA